In Solanum pennellii chromosome 3, SPENNV200, a single window of DNA contains:
- the LOC107014511 gene encoding tubulin beta-1 chain, producing MREILHIQGGQCGNQIGAKFWEVVCAEHGIDSTGRYKGESDLQLERVNVYYNEASCGRFVPRAVLMDLEPGTMDSVRSGPYGQIFRPDNFVFGQSGAGNNWAKGHYTEGAELIDSVMDVVRKEAENSDCLQGFQVCHSLGGGTGSGMGTLLISKIREEYPDRMMLTFSVFPSPKVSDTVVEPYNATLSVHQLVENADECMVLDNEALYDICFRTLKLTTPSFGDLNHLISATMSGVTCCLRFPGQLNSDLRKLAVNLIPFPRLHFFMVGFAPLTSRGSQQYRALTVPELTQQMWDSKNMMCAADPRHGRYLTASAMFRGKMSTKEVDEQMINVQNKNSSYFVEWIPNNVKSTVCDIPPTGLKMASTFIGNSTSIQEMFRRVSEQFTAMFRRKAFLHWYTGEGMDEMEFTEAESNMNDLVSEYQQYQDASAEEEGYDYEDEEGQEA from the exons ATGCGTGAGATTTTGCACATTCAGGGAGGCCAATGTGGGAACCAGATCGGAGCTAAGTTCTGGGAGGTTGTGTGTGCCGAGCACGGCATTGATTCCACCGGAAGGTACAAAGGAGAGAGCGACCTTCAATTGGAGCGCGTCAATGTCTACTACAACGAGGCAAGTTGTGGAAGGTTCGTTCCACGCGCCGTCCTCATGGACTTGGAGCCGGGAACCATGGATAGCGTTAGATCAGGTCCTTATGGTCAGATATTCCGGCCGGATAACTTCGTCTTTGGTCAGTCTGGTGCTGGTAATAATTGGGCCAAAGGACACTATACGGAAGGGGCGGAACTTATCGACTCGGTTATGGATGTTGTAAGGAAGGAGGCTGAGAACAGTGATTGCTTACAAG GTTTTCAGGTTTGTCACTCTTTGGGAGGTGGAACTGGATCAGGAATGGGAACTCTCCTCATATCTAAGATCAGAGAAGAGTACCCAGACAGAATGATGCTTACTTTCTCTGTGTTCCCTTCCCCAAAAGTTTCTGACACTGTTGTTGAGCCCTATAATGCTACTCTCTCTGTTCACCAGCTTGTTGAGAATGCAGATGAGTGCATGGTTTTAGACAATGAAGCTCTTTATGACATTTGCTTCCGAACTCTCAAACTAACTACACCAAGCT TTGGAGATCTTAATCATTTGATTTCTGCCACTATGAGTGGTGTGACTTGCTGTCTCCGGTTCCCTGGTCAGCTCAATTCTGATCTCCGCAAGCTTGCTGTCAATCTCATCCCATTTCCTCGGTTGCATTTCTTCATGGTTGGATTTGCTCCTCTCACTTCTCGTGGGTCACAGCAATACAGAGCCCTGACCGTTCCTGAGCTCACTCAACAGATGTGGGATTCAAAGAACATGATGTGTGCTGCTGATCCTCGTCATGGTCGTTATTTGACTGCTTCAGCCATGTTCCGGGGGAAAATGAGCACCAAGGAAGTTGATGAGCAAATGATTAATGTGCAGAACAAGAACTCTTCCTATTTTGTGGAGTGGATTCCTAACAATGTGAAGTCTACTGTCTGTGACATCCCTCCAACTGGACTGAAGATGGCCTCAACTTTTATTGGCAATTCCACCTCAATTCAGGAGATGTTCCGTAGGGTTAGTGAGCAGTTTACAGCAATGTTTCGAAGAAAGGCTTTCTTGCACTGGTACACTGGAGAAGGTATGGATGAGATGGAGTTTACAGAGGCTGAAAGCAACATGAACGATCTAGTTTCTGAGTACCAACAATATCAAGATGCATCAGCTGAGGAGGAAGGTTATGACTACGAAGATGAAGAAGGTCAAGAAGCTTAA
- the LOC107014510 gene encoding oxalate--CoA ligase-like, with amino-acid sequence MESMTLTGLLKLVAEKFPSHRAISTSGKFDITHARLQQLVERAASHLVSAGVKHGDVIALTFPNTIEFVIMFLAVTRVRATAAPLNSAYMAEEFEFYLSDSESKLLITAKEGNEAAQAAASKLKIPHMTVALPEAESDIVFSPAPPESNVESAAEIVNDPSDIGLFLHTSGTTSRPKGVPLSQLNLVSSVNNIKSVYKLCDSDSTVIVLPLFHVHGLMAGLLSSLGAGASVTLPSAGRFSGTTFWSDMKKYNATWYTAVPTIHQILLDRHLNKPESDYPKLRFIRSCSAALAPSVMARLEEAFGAPVLEAYAMTEATHLMASNPLPEDGPHIPGSVGKPVGQEMAILNENGVVQGPNAKGEVCIRGPNVTKGYKNNPEANKSAFQFGWFHTGDVGYLDSDGYLHLVGRIKELINRGGEKISPIEVDAVLVSHPEIAQAVAFGVPDDKYGEEINCAVIPREGSNIDEAEVMRFCKKNLAAFKVPKKVFMTDSLPKTASGKIQRRLVAEHFLAQISTAKVPKFGA; translated from the exons ATGGAGAGTATGACGCTCACTGGATTATTGAAACTTGTTGCTGAAAAATTCCCTTCTCACCGTGCGATTTCCACTTCCGGCAAGTTTGATATTACTCATGCACGCCTTCAACAACTTGTTGAACGTGCTGCTTCTCACCTTGTATCTGCCGGTGTTAAGCACGGCGACGTTATCGCTCTCACTTTCCCAAACACAATCGAG TTCGTGATCATGTTTTTAGCTGTAACTCGAGTTAGAGCCACGGCGGCGCCACTGAATTCAGCGTATATGGCAGAAGAATTTGAGTTTTATTTATCTGATTCAGAATCGAAACTCTTAATAACTGCAAAAGAAGGAAATGAAGCGGCTCAAGCCGCCGCCTCCAAGCTGAAAATCCCACATATGACTGTAGCTCTGCCGGAAGCCGAATCTGATATTGTTTTCTCCCCGGCTCCTCCTGAATCGAACGTTGAATCGGCGGCCGAAATCGTTAACGACCCATCGGATATTGGACTTTTCCTTCATACATCAGGCACCACGAGCCGGCCAAAAGGTGTTCCTCTTTCTCAGCTTAATTTGGTATCTTCAGTGAACAATATCAAATCTGTGTACAAACTCTGTGACTCCGATTCGACGGTTATTGTGTTGCCGTTGTTTCACGTTCACGGGTTAATGGCCGGGTTACTGAGTTCACTAGGAGCCGGAGCATCCGTGACACTTCCATCTGCCGGGAGATTTTCCGGTACAACTTTTTGGTCAGACATGAAAAAATACAACGCAACATGGTATACAGCTGTGCCTACAATTCACCAAATTCTGTTGGATCGTCACCTCAACAAACCTGAATCTGATTACCCAAAGCTCCGGTTCATTCGGAGCTGTAGTGCAGCACTGGCTCCATCAGTGATGGCCCGGTTAGAAGAAGCATTTGGGGCTCCTGTTTTGGAGGCATATGCAATGACAGAGGCAACTCATTTGATGGCTTCCAACCCATTACCTGAGGATGGACCTCATATTCCCGGGTCGGTAGGGAAACCCGTGGGTCAAGAGATGGCGATATTGAATGAAAATGGTGTTGTACAAGGGCCTAATGCTAAGGGGGAAGTTTGTATTCGGGGTCCAAATGTGACGAAAGGGTACAAGAACAATCCAGAGGCTAATAAATCAGCTTTCCAGTTTGGTTGGTTTCATACCGGAGACGTGGGTTATTTGGACTCTGATGGATACTTGCATTTGGTTGGCAGAATCAAGGAGTTGATCAACCGTGGAG GAGAGAAAATATCACCTATTGAAGTGGATGCAGTCCTAGTTTCTCATCCGGAAATTGCTCAGGCTGTTGCTTTTGGAGTTCCTGATGACAAGTATGGTGAAGAG ATAAATTGTGCAGTTATTCCAAGAGAAGGGTCAAACATTGATGAAGCAGAGGTTATGAGATTTTGCAAGAAGAACCTGGCAGCCTTTAAGGTCCCAAAGAAGGTATTCATGACTGATTCTCTTCCAAAGACTGCATCAGGGAAAATTCAACGACGACTTGTTGCAGAGCACTTCCTTGCTCAGATTTCAACTGCCAAAGTCCCTAAGTTTGGAGCGTAG